A single window of Paracoccus albus DNA harbors:
- a CDS encoding threonine aldolase family protein: MNFASDNASGVHPEILAALSAANDGHVLGYGRDALTEAAQERVREVLDAPDAAVMFVTTGTAANAISLGSAVQPWQRIFCHEDAHIETSECGAPELFTSGAKLTLMPGDGGLIDADALDHAAEFWAGEGLGGGQPGAVSITNSTEWGRVWKPENVREVAAVAKQHGLALHMDGARFANAVVGSGATAADVTHRAGVDLLSFGGTKNGAMGAEAIVAFDGEMADRIAYMRKRGGHLWSKHRYLSAQFYALLEGDLWLRAAENANAMARLLGEGIQQIEGASLVQPVESNQVFATVPGDADDRARAAGANYYKWTSLGEETLDEVTLRFVCSWNSREEDVIELLTALRG; this comes from the coding sequence ATGAACTTTGCCTCTGACAACGCATCGGGCGTACACCCGGAAATCCTTGCAGCCCTGTCTGCGGCCAATGACGGCCATGTTCTGGGCTATGGCAGGGACGCGCTGACCGAAGCGGCGCAGGAACGCGTCCGTGAAGTGCTGGATGCCCCCGACGCCGCGGTGATGTTCGTGACGACGGGGACGGCGGCGAATGCGATTTCTCTGGGGTCGGCTGTTCAGCCGTGGCAGCGGATTTTCTGTCACGAAGATGCCCATATCGAAACGTCGGAATGCGGCGCGCCGGAACTGTTCACCTCTGGCGCGAAGCTGACCCTCATGCCCGGCGATGGCGGGTTGATAGATGCCGACGCATTGGATCACGCGGCAGAGTTCTGGGCAGGAGAGGGGCTTGGCGGCGGGCAGCCCGGCGCCGTGTCGATCACCAATTCAACCGAATGGGGCAGGGTCTGGAAGCCTGAAAACGTTCGCGAGGTTGCCGCCGTTGCAAAACAGCATGGGCTTGCGCTGCATATGGATGGCGCGCGTTTTGCGAATGCAGTTGTCGGCAGCGGGGCCACTGCGGCTGATGTCACACATCGCGCGGGCGTCGATCTTCTGTCATTCGGCGGAACCAAGAACGGCGCAATGGGGGCCGAGGCTATCGTCGCTTTCGATGGAGAGATGGCCGACCGGATCGCCTATATGCGCAAGCGCGGCGGGCATCTGTGGTCCAAGCATCGCTATCTGTCTGCGCAATTCTATGCCCTGCTTGAAGGGGATCTTTGGCTGCGGGCGGCTGAAAATGCCAATGCAATGGCGCGATTGCTTGGAGAGGGCATTCAGCAGATCGAGGGTGCATCACTAGTCCAGCCGGTCGAATCGAACCAGGTTTTTGCAACTGTTCCTGGTGATGCCGACGACCGGGCCCGCGCGGCTGGTGCGAATTACTATAAATGGACATCGCTTGGCGAGGAAACGCTGGACGAGGTTACGCTGCGCTTCGTGTGCAGCTGGAACAGCCGTGAAGAGGATGTGATTGAACTGCTGACGGCGTTGCGCGGCTAA
- a CDS encoding YcgN family cysteine cluster protein, which translates to MRERFWELPLKDLTTAEWEALCDGCGKCCLNKLEFEDTDELAFTRVACKLLDGETCRCTRYETRHRYVPECVTLSPEKIAGISYWLPATCAYRLRHDGKPLFDWHYLVSGDRKAVHRAGVSVRGWTVSEAQIPEEDWEDYIIEDLS; encoded by the coding sequence ATGCGAGAGCGTTTCTGGGAACTGCCGCTCAAGGATCTGACCACCGCAGAGTGGGAGGCCCTGTGTGACGGTTGCGGCAAATGCTGCCTGAACAAGCTGGAATTCGAAGATACGGACGAACTGGCGTTCACGCGGGTCGCCTGCAAGCTGCTGGATGGGGAAACCTGCCGTTGCACCCGCTACGAGACGCGGCACCGCTATGTGCCGGAATGCGTCACGCTGTCGCCCGAAAAGATTGCCGGGATCAGCTATTGGTTGCCAGCGACCTGCGCTTATCGGCTGCGCCATGACGGAAAGCCCCTGTTTGACTGGCATTATCTTGTCTCTGGCGACCGTAAGGCTGTGCATCGCGCCGGGGTGTCCGTTCGCGGCTGGACCGTGTCCGAGGCGCAAATCCCGGAAGAAGACTGGGAAGACTATATCATCGAGGACCTGTCATGA
- a CDS encoding bifunctional riboflavin kinase/FAD synthetase encodes MQIHHHWQGLPASSRGTTVAMGNFDGVHRGHRSIIETARAASDAPLGVITFEPHPREFFAPDAPPFRLMNAEARANRLRRLGVDHLFELPFGPVLAGLTPDAFARQVLVEGLGVAHVTVGQDFCFGKNRAGDTDTLISLGESFGFGVTIAPLVGENGKDFSSTAIRQALAKGLPREAEKMLGHWHRIEGEVLHGEKRGRELGYPTANMSVEGLHLPKLGVYAVVADVLSGPHKGSWPGVASLGVRPMFGRNEPNLEVHLFDFDGDLYGEHLSVALVEYLRVEMKFDGLEALIAQMDRDSAEARAILAQR; translated from the coding sequence TTGCAGATCCATCACCATTGGCAGGGGCTTCCCGCATCCTCGCGCGGAACCACGGTGGCTATGGGCAATTTCGATGGCGTTCACCGTGGCCACCGCTCGATCATAGAAACCGCACGCGCGGCTAGCGACGCGCCGCTGGGTGTGATCACCTTTGAGCCCCATCCGCGAGAGTTCTTTGCCCCCGATGCGCCGCCCTTTCGCCTGATGAATGCCGAGGCGCGTGCAAACCGTTTGCGCAGGCTGGGGGTCGATCATCTGTTCGAATTGCCCTTCGGCCCGGTGCTTGCTGGACTGACACCCGATGCTTTCGCCCGCCAGGTGCTGGTTGAAGGGCTGGGCGTCGCCCATGTGACCGTCGGGCAGGATTTCTGTTTCGGCAAAAATCGCGCCGGTGATACCGATACGCTCATATCCTTGGGTGAATCCTTTGGTTTCGGCGTGACTATCGCGCCGCTGGTGGGTGAAAACGGCAAGGATTTCTCATCAACGGCAATCCGGCAGGCGTTGGCCAAAGGTCTGCCGCGCGAAGCCGAGAAGATGCTGGGACACTGGCACCGGATAGAGGGTGAGGTCCTGCACGGAGAAAAGCGCGGGCGCGAATTGGGTTATCCGACCGCGAATATGTCGGTTGAAGGGCTGCATCTGCCGAAGCTCGGCGTATACGCGGTCGTTGCCGATGTGCTCAGCGGTCCGCATAAGGGAAGCTGGCCGGGCGTTGCGAGCCTTGGCGTTCGCCCGATGTTCGGCAGGAACGAACCGAATCTGGAGGTTCACCTTTTCGATTTCGACGGGGATCTTTATGGCGAGCATCTGTCGGTCGCCCTGGTGGAATATCTTCGGGTTGAGATGAAGTTTGACGGCCTTGAAGCGTTGATTGCGCAGATGGATCGCGACAGCGCCGAGGCCCGCGCGATATTGGCGCAGCGCTGA
- a CDS encoding gamma-glutamylcyclotransferase family protein — translation MALYFAYGSNMLSARLTARCASARVIGTAVAAGYDIAFDKIGQDGSGKATLLRASTRSVHGALFHLDDVDLALLDQIEGVGRGYDRQSVSVRHDNKVEQAVTYIAPDSCRDATLLPFDWYRGLVVAGAHERRLPSDWIERVQRIVSLPDPQTDRPRRLEAMQILSRCPAEWLNG, via the coding sequence GTGGCGCTGTATTTCGCCTATGGATCAAATATGCTGTCGGCGCGGCTGACGGCACGTTGCGCTTCGGCTCGGGTCATCGGAACGGCTGTGGCTGCGGGCTACGATATCGCCTTTGACAAGATCGGGCAGGATGGGTCGGGCAAGGCTACGCTTTTGCGGGCGTCAACGCGTTCGGTTCATGGCGCGCTTTTCCATCTGGATGATGTCGATCTGGCCTTGTTGGATCAGATCGAAGGGGTCGGGCGCGGCTATGACCGCCAGTCAGTTTCCGTACGGCATGACAATAAGGTCGAGCAGGCCGTGACCTATATCGCCCCTGATTCCTGCCGCGACGCCACTCTGCTGCCTTTTGACTGGTATCGGGGCTTGGTTGTGGCCGGGGCGCATGAACGGCGGCTTCCCAGCGACTGGATCGAGCGTGTGCAAAGGATCGTGAGCCTGCCTGATCCGCAGACAGACCGGCCCCGGAGGTTGGAGGCCATGCAGATTCTTTCCCGTTGCCCGGCCGAATGGTTGAACGGCTGA
- a CDS encoding TIGR01459 family HAD-type hydrolase, with protein MTRIIQSLSEISTDYDVLFCDLWGCVHNGIRAYPSAVQALQAFRRGGGQVCLMTNAPRPAAQVEASFDRLGIPADAWDEIVTSGDAAQDALFAGAVGRRVWHIGPEKDDAFFDPPAQWADAQPIERVSLEDAEGIVCTGPFDEENETPEDYRGQFMLAREKGLKLLCANPDIVVDLGDRRIYCAGALAEFYQQLGGESLYFGKPHPPIYDLARRLLNLREAARVLVIGDGIRTDIAGAVGERLDSIFITGGLAAEELGEDVENPDQALLTDWLSNAQLTPTFAMGRLR; from the coding sequence ATGACCCGCATCATCCAGTCACTATCCGAAATCTCGACCGATTATGACGTGCTGTTCTGTGACCTTTGGGGCTGTGTCCACAATGGGATTCGGGCATATCCCTCTGCCGTTCAGGCGCTTCAGGCGTTTCGTCGCGGGGGTGGCCAGGTCTGCCTGATGACAAATGCGCCGCGTCCGGCCGCGCAGGTCGAAGCGTCTTTTGATCGGCTTGGCATCCCAGCCGATGCTTGGGACGAAATCGTTACATCCGGTGACGCCGCGCAGGACGCGCTTTTTGCAGGCGCAGTGGGCCGCCGGGTCTGGCATATCGGGCCTGAAAAGGACGATGCTTTCTTTGACCCACCCGCGCAATGGGCAGACGCCCAACCGATAGAGCGGGTTTCCTTGGAAGATGCAGAGGGGATCGTCTGCACCGGACCGTTCGATGAGGAAAACGAAACACCGGAAGACTATCGCGGGCAGTTTATGCTGGCGCGTGAGAAGGGGCTGAAACTGCTTTGCGCGAACCCCGATATTGTCGTTGATCTGGGCGACCGCAGGATCTACTGCGCCGGCGCGCTTGCCGAATTCTATCAGCAATTGGGCGGTGAAAGCCTGTATTTCGGCAAACCGCATCCGCCGATCTATGACCTTGCCCGCCGACTGCTGAACCTGCGGGAGGCTGCGCGTGTTCTGGTGATCGGCGACGGGATCAGAACCGATATCGCTGGCGCTGTAGGCGAGAGGCTCGATTCGATTTTCATCACAGGCGGGCTCGCGGCAGAGGAACTCGGCGAAGATGTCGAAAACCCCGATCAGGCACTGCTGACCGACTGGCTCAGCAATGCGCAGCTTACCCCCACCTTCGCGATGGGTCGGCTGCGCTAG
- a CDS encoding manganese-dependent inorganic pyrophosphatase has product MITVLAHKSPDTDATGSPLIWAWYLNEIRKTPARAILQGTPNTEAAWMLTRWDKDMPEIVTELGEGDQVVICDTNNPAELPGNINDTEILEIIDHHMLFGGIKTKTPINITIRPLACTATIMHDLIGDDMASAPDWVKGVMLTCILSDTLEFRSPTTTPHDRAVADKLAADLGINIGEYASEMFEAKSDVSAYGDEDLLRMDSKEFELEGKKLRVSVLETTAPQVLLDRKDALLAAMPTVASADGADEVLLFVVDILKEEATLLVPNDQVKQIAEASFGAKVEGDNVVLPGIMSRKKQIIPALKF; this is encoded by the coding sequence ATGATCACCGTTCTCGCCCATAAATCGCCCGACACCGACGCCACCGGTTCCCCGCTGATCTGGGCATGGTATCTGAATGAGATCCGCAAGACCCCGGCGCGCGCAATCCTTCAGGGCACGCCCAACACCGAGGCCGCATGGATGCTGACCCGCTGGGACAAGGACATGCCCGAAATCGTGACCGAGTTGGGAGAGGGCGATCAGGTCGTGATCTGCGACACCAACAACCCCGCGGAACTGCCCGGTAATATCAACGATACCGAGATCTTGGAGATCATCGATCACCACATGCTCTTCGGTGGCATCAAGACGAAAACGCCGATCAACATCACCATCCGTCCGCTGGCTTGTACGGCCACGATCATGCATGACCTGATCGGCGATGACATGGCTTCCGCCCCGGATTGGGTCAAAGGCGTCATGCTGACCTGCATCCTGTCGGACACGCTGGAATTCCGCAGCCCGACGACCACCCCTCATGACAGGGCGGTGGCCGACAAGTTGGCCGCTGATTTGGGCATCAACATTGGCGAATACGCGTCGGAAATGTTCGAGGCGAAATCTGACGTCTCCGCCTATGGCGACGAAGACCTGCTGCGCATGGACAGCAAGGAATTCGAGCTTGAGGGCAAAAAGCTTCGCGTTTCGGTTCTGGAAACGACTGCGCCGCAGGTGCTGCTGGATCGCAAGGACGCGCTTCTGGCGGCAATGCCGACGGTTGCGAGTGCGGACGGCGCTGACGAAGTGCTGCTGTTCGTTGTCGACATTCTGAAAGAAGAGGCAACGCTTCTGGTTCCGAACGATCAGGTCAAGCAGATCGCTGAGGCATCATTCGGTGCCAAGGTTGAAGGCGACAACGTCGTGCTTCCGGGTATCATGTCGCGGAAGAAGCAGATCATTCCTGCCCTGAAGTTCTGA
- a CDS encoding DUF4440 domain-containing protein, which yields MPDELWQLEEGWWLHGAAEAARHMAPNCLMVFPEGIMQGQDIIDGLASAPRWQSVTMTDRFVAESGEITVLAYRAAARRDNAPERRVLCSSSWVRMGGWRMIAHQQTMI from the coding sequence ATGCCCGATGAGCTTTGGCAGCTTGAAGAAGGATGGTGGCTGCATGGTGCGGCAGAGGCTGCGCGTCATATGGCGCCGAACTGCCTGATGGTGTTTCCCGAGGGAATCATGCAGGGGCAGGACATCATCGATGGGCTTGCTTCTGCACCACGATGGCAAAGCGTCACGATGACGGATCGCTTCGTTGCAGAAAGCGGCGAAATAACCGTTCTGGCCTATCGCGCCGCCGCCCGCCGAGATAACGCGCCGGAGCGTCGAGTCTTGTGCAGTTCAAGCTGGGTCAGGATGGGTGGCTGGCGCATGATCGCCCATCAGCAGACGATGATCTGA
- a CDS encoding TraB/GumN family protein, with amino-acid sequence MKAIIASCALSLFAGAGFAQECVGDNLIDALPEHDRAWIDAQSQAVPNHQGILWQASKGDERISIVGTYHFDHPMHRATVEKLRPQLEAADRLLVEMGPEEEAEMLSAMSSDPTLIMEPSGPTLPERLSEEHWQQVGDAMADRGVPAIMASRMKPWYIATLLAISPCAMKQMAGNGGKPRGLDWQLMQVAQDAGVPVEALEPWDTFVRIFSGLTPKEEIDMIVYSLPVASYADDYTATMEAAYAEGDIWQIWEFGRLDAYNNSGLSREEVDALTAEAKEVLIDERNRNWIAPLTQAAEEAAAKDKSIVAAFGALHLPGEQGVLRLLEDDGWQIERLD; translated from the coding sequence ATGAAGGCCATCATAGCCTCTTGCGCGCTTTCACTTTTCGCTGGCGCAGGCTTTGCGCAGGAATGTGTGGGCGACAATCTGATCGACGCCTTGCCCGAGCATGACCGGGCGTGGATTGATGCGCAGTCACAGGCAGTGCCGAACCATCAGGGCATTCTGTGGCAGGCCAGCAAGGGCGATGAACGGATTTCAATTGTCGGCACCTATCATTTTGACCATCCGATGCATCGCGCGACGGTCGAGAAACTGCGCCCGCAATTAGAAGCAGCAGACAGGCTTCTGGTTGAGATGGGCCCGGAGGAAGAGGCCGAGATGCTGAGCGCGATGAGCAGCGACCCGACGCTGATCATGGAACCAAGCGGGCCGACCCTGCCCGAACGGCTGAGCGAAGAGCATTGGCAGCAGGTCGGCGATGCAATGGCGGACAGGGGTGTGCCCGCGATCATGGCTTCGCGGATGAAGCCGTGGTATATCGCCACGCTTCTGGCGATCTCTCCTTGTGCGATGAAGCAAATGGCAGGCAATGGTGGCAAGCCGCGCGGGCTCGACTGGCAATTGATGCAGGTGGCCCAGGATGCCGGTGTGCCGGTTGAAGCGCTTGAGCCCTGGGATACCTTCGTGCGGATATTCTCTGGCCTGACACCGAAAGAAGAGATCGACATGATCGTCTATTCGCTGCCAGTCGCCAGCTACGCGGATGACTACACCGCCACGATGGAAGCTGCTTATGCCGAAGGCGATATCTGGCAGATATGGGAGTTCGGCCGACTGGACGCCTATAACAACTCTGGCCTCTCGCGCGAAGAAGTCGATGCGTTGACGGCAGAGGCGAAGGAAGTTCTGATCGACGAGCGTAACCGCAACTGGATAGCGCCGCTCACCCAGGCAGCGGAAGAGGCAGCGGCGAAGGATAAAAGCATCGTCGCCGCATTCGGTGCCCTGCATCTTCCGGGAGAGCAGGGCGTGCTTCGGCTGCTGGAGGATGATGGCTGGCAGATTGAAAGGCTGGACTGA
- a CDS encoding co-chaperone GroES, which yields MAFTPLHDRVLVKRVESDEKTKGGLIIPDSAKEKPAEGEVVAVGEGARKDSGELIAPAVKAGDRVLFGKWSGTEVTLDGDELLIMKESDIMGIIG from the coding sequence ATGGCCTTCACACCGCTGCACGACCGCGTATTGGTCAAGCGCGTCGAATCCGACGAAAAAACCAAGGGCGGGCTGATCATCCCCGATTCCGCAAAAGAAAAACCCGCTGAAGGCGAAGTCGTCGCCGTTGGCGAAGGCGCCCGCAAAGATTCGGGCGAGCTGATCGCACCGGCGGTCAAAGCAGGCGACCGCGTTCTGTTCGGCAAATGGTCGGGCACCGAGGTCACGCTGGATGGCGATGAGCTGCTGATCATGAAGGAAAGCGACATCATGGGCATTATCGGCTGA
- the groL gene encoding chaperonin GroEL (60 kDa chaperone family; promotes refolding of misfolded polypeptides especially under stressful conditions; forms two stacked rings of heptamers to form a barrel-shaped 14mer; ends can be capped by GroES; misfolded proteins enter the barrel where they are refolded when GroES binds), whose translation MAGKDVKFNTDARDRMLKGVNILADAVKVTLGPKGRNVVIDKSFGAPRITKDGVTVAKEIELSDKFENMGAQMVREVASRTNDEAGDGTTTATVLAQAIVREGMKAVAAGMNPMDLKRGIDLATTKVVESIKSASRPVNDSAEVAQVGTISANGEESIGKQIADAMQKVGNEGVITVEENKGMETEVEVVEGMQFDRGYLSPYFVTNPDKMVAELEDAYILLHEKKLSSLQPMVPLLESVIQSQKPLLIIAEDVEGEALATLVVNKLRGGLKIAAVKAPGFGDRRKAMLQDIAILTGGQVISEDLGMKLENVTIDMLGTAKKVQINKDNTTIVDGAGEKAEIEARVTQIRQQIEETTSDYDKEKLQERVAKLAGGVAVIRVGGMTEIEVKERKDRVDDALNATRAAVQEGVVVGGGVALVQGAKGLEGLKGANSDQEAGIAIVRRALEAPMRQIAENAGVDGAVVAGKIRESDDKAFGFNAQTEEYGDMFKFGVIDPAKVVRTALEDAASVAGLLITTEAMVAEKPEPKGAAGGAPDMGGMGGMGGMGMM comes from the coding sequence ATGGCTGGTAAGGACGTCAAGTTCAACACCGATGCTCGCGACCGTATGCTGAAGGGCGTGAACATCCTCGCCGATGCAGTGAAGGTCACCCTCGGCCCGAAAGGCCGCAACGTTGTCATCGACAAATCCTTCGGCGCTCCGCGCATCACCAAGGACGGTGTGACGGTAGCCAAGGAAATCGAGCTTTCCGACAAGTTCGAGAACATGGGCGCCCAGATGGTGCGCGAAGTCGCGTCGCGCACCAATGACGAAGCCGGCGACGGCACCACCACCGCCACCGTGCTGGCTCAGGCCATCGTCCGCGAAGGCATGAAAGCCGTCGCCGCTGGCATGAACCCGATGGATCTGAAGCGCGGTATCGACCTGGCCACCACCAAGGTTGTTGAATCGATCAAATCCGCTTCCCGTCCGGTCAACGACTCGGCAGAAGTTGCTCAGGTCGGCACCATTTCCGCAAACGGCGAAGAATCGATCGGCAAGCAGATCGCTGACGCCATGCAGAAAGTCGGCAACGAGGGTGTGATCACCGTCGAAGAAAACAAGGGCATGGAAACCGAAGTCGAAGTCGTCGAAGGCATGCAGTTCGACCGCGGCTACCTGTCGCCCTACTTCGTGACCAACCCCGACAAGATGGTCGCCGAACTGGAAGACGCTTACATCCTGCTGCACGAGAAGAAACTGTCTTCGCTGCAGCCGATGGTTCCGCTGCTGGAATCGGTGATCCAGTCGCAGAAGCCGCTGCTGATCATCGCGGAAGACGTTGAAGGCGAGGCTCTGGCCACGCTGGTCGTCAACAAGCTGCGCGGCGGTCTGAAAATCGCTGCTGTCAAAGCTCCGGGCTTCGGCGATCGCCGCAAGGCCATGCTGCAGGACATCGCGATCCTGACTGGCGGTCAGGTCATCAGCGAAGATCTGGGCATGAAGCTGGAAAACGTCACCATCGACATGCTTGGCACCGCCAAGAAAGTGCAGATCAACAAGGACAACACCACCATCGTTGATGGCGCAGGTGAAAAGGCCGAGATCGAAGCACGAGTCACCCAGATCCGTCAGCAGATCGAGGAAACCACCTCGGATTACGACAAAGAGAAACTGCAGGAACGTGTGGCCAAGCTGGCCGGCGGTGTTGCCGTTATCCGCGTCGGCGGCATGACCGAAATCGAGGTGAAAGAGCGTAAGGACCGCGTCGATGACGCGCTGAACGCCACCCGTGCAGCCGTTCAGGAAGGTGTCGTCGTTGGTGGCGGTGTCGCTCTGGTTCAGGGTGCGAAAGGTCTGGAAGGCCTGAAAGGCGCGAACTCGGATCAGGAAGCCGGTATCGCGATCGTGCGCCGCGCACTTGAAGCTCCGATGCGCCAGATCGCGGAAAATGCTGGCGTCGACGGCGCAGTCGTGGCGGGCAAGATCCGCGAATCCGACGACAAGGCCTTCGGCTTCAACGCGCAGACCGAAGAATATGGCGACATGTTCAAATTCGGCGTCATCGACCCGGCCAAAGTCGTGCGCACCGCACTGGAAGACGCAGCCTCGGTCGCTGGCCTGCTGATCACCACCGAAGCCATGGTTGCCGAAAAGCCAGAGCCGAAAGGTGCCGCTGGCGGCGCCCCGGATATGGGTGGCATGGGCGGCATGGGCGGTATGGGGATGATGTAA
- a CDS encoding DUF6151 family protein, with the protein MQIQCDCGAFKANLTNFPANSPGRLMCYCDDCQHYLEKIDREDLLDAYGGTEVIPVYPSEISIAQGREQLVCNQLSRKGLYRWSTRCCNSPIGNIKVGFPWLGIFHSAVRAANPDYAEKLGPVKSRISGRYAKGEPPFKIASKIGFKDMLTVLPFVVKGKLTGKHKNSPLFEADNSTPIVPPRQL; encoded by the coding sequence ATGCAAATTCAGTGTGATTGTGGTGCATTCAAAGCGAACCTCACAAACTTTCCGGCGAATTCTCCCGGACGGCTGATGTGCTATTGCGATGATTGTCAGCATTACCTTGAAAAAATTGACCGTGAGGATCTGCTGGACGCATATGGCGGCACCGAGGTCATACCCGTCTACCCATCCGAGATCAGCATTGCACAGGGGCGCGAGCAGTTGGTTTGCAATCAGCTATCGCGCAAGGGCCTATATCGCTGGTCGACGCGTTGCTGCAATTCGCCCATCGGGAATATCAAGGTAGGTTTCCCGTGGCTGGGCATCTTTCACAGCGCTGTCAGGGCGGCCAATCCTGACTACGCCGAAAAACTGGGACCAGTAAAAAGCCGGATAAGCGGGCGTTATGCCAAGGGCGAGCCACCCTTCAAAATTGCCAGCAAGATCGGCTTCAAAGATATGCTGACCGTGCTGCCGTTTGTCGTAAAGGGCAAACTGACGGGCAAGCACAAAAACTCGCCTTTGTTCGAGGCAGACAACAGCACCCCTATTGTGCCACCCCGACAGCTTTGA